The Coturnix japonica isolate 7356 unplaced genomic scaffold, Coturnix japonica 2.1 chrUnrandom497, whole genome shotgun sequence genome includes a window with the following:
- the HOOK2 gene encoding protein Hook homolog 2 isoform X2, with the protein MTHPESPGSLLTSSGWRSQSRAAGKKARRPGLTPRGHAPFPRWRRGRGQQVAPLWSRLGGAQGPRRGRVPQVRPLWARLGAPGGPAASMAAGSECCRPLLPWDLTTGVTLAHVLHCIDPSWFNETWLGRIQSGAEDNWRLKASNLQKVLQSVLEYWQDVLGQALAERHIPDVVLAAQCADPEQLGKLVRLVLGCAVSCEMREEHIQRIMTLDEAVQHGVMMAIQELLDKEPLEAMMVETYESFDAQSRRYYFLSEEPEDAVGPQQRCLELEQQVAALLEEKGSLAEENKLLREEKAQLEADAAGAASKKLQLLQAQVEELQEENYRLESGKEELRARCSRLEQEARGLQARAEELSSLAGEARVLRDEMDALRASSARAGRLEAAVAAYRGRAAAAGALRRWVRALEERHDGQLRRADQLQLQLGRAQAGRAQLEAARRQVEELSGQRAAAALQAERWQRECRSLQERFEALSQERERLLEERDALREANEELRCAQVQQSCLQLADAVLDGSAAPAGNLAAEILPAELRETVMRLQQENQRLQAQEAALRVQRDRLQRQLHDIDRLEAVRAAGLQRDPNKEVTQEPKPPHTAPILRALRNQLQEKDAQIRHLENDYERSRAQQEREERLLVTAWYNMGLALQQQTLEEGALRTPHGSGPRSFLAQQRLASAARHARPPHGRPPNR; encoded by the exons ATGACGCACCCCGAGTCGCCGGGTTCATTGCTGACGTCATCGGGGTGGCGCAGCCAATCCCGTGCCGCGGGGAAAAAGGCGCGGCGGCCCGGGCTGACCCCTcgaggccacgccccctttccAAGATGGCGGCGTGGGCGGGGCCAGCAGGTGGCGCCGCTCTGGTCGCGCCTCGGTGGTGCTCAAGGTCCCCGGAGGGGGCGTGTCCCGCAGGTGCGGCCGCTCTGGGCGCGGCTCGGTGCCCCTGGCGGACCGGCGGCCAGCATGGCGGCGGGGTCGGAGTGCTGCAGGCCGCTGCTCCCTTGG GACCTCACCACTGGGGTGACCCTGGCTCATGTCCTGCACTGCAT CGACCCCTCGTGGTTCAACGAGACATGGCTGGGCCGCATCCAGAGCGGTGCTGAGGACAACTGGAGACTGAAG GCGAGCAACTTGCAGAAGGTGCTGCAGAGTGTGCTGGAATACTGGCAAGAT GTGCTGGGCCAGGCGCTGGCAGAGCGTCACATCCCTGATGTTGTCCTGGCAGCCCAATGTGCTGACCCAGAGCAACTGGGCAAATTGGTGCGActggtgctgggctgtgctgtcagctgcGAGATGAGGGAAG agcacatCCAACGCATCATGACCCTGGATGAGGCAGTGCAGCATGGAGTGATGATGGCCATCCAGGAG cttttgGATAAAGAGCCCCTGGAGGCGATGATGGTGGAGACATATGAGAGCTTCGATGCTCAg TCACGGCGCTATTACTTCCTAAGTGAGGAACCGGAGGATGCTGTGGGGCCACAGCAGCgctgcctggagctggagcagcag GTGGCGGCACTGCTGGAGGAGAAGGGCAGCCTGGCTGAGGAGAACAAACTGCTGCGGGAGGAGAAAGCCCAGCTGGAAGCTGACGCTGCCGGTGCTGCATccaagaagctgcagctgctgcaggcgcaggtggaggagctgcaggaggaaaactACCG GTTGGAGAGCGGGAAGGAGGAGCTGCGGGCGCGCTGCAGCCGCTTGGAGCAGGAAGCGCGGGGGCTGCAGGCGCGGGCGGAGGAGCTGAGCAGCCTGGCTGGGGAGGCGCGTGTGCTGCGGGATGAGATGGACGCGCTCAG GGCATCGTCTGCCCGTGCCGGGCGGCTGGAGGCGGCGGTGGCTGCGTaccggggccgggcggcggcggcgggcgcaCTGCGGCGCTGGGTGCGGGCGCTGGAGGAGCGGCACGACGGGCAGCTGCGACGGGCGgaccagctgcagctgcagctcggACGGGCACAGGCAGGACGGGCGCAGCTGGAGGCAGCGCGACGGCAG GTGGAGGAGCTGAGCGGGCAgcgagcggcggcggcgctgcAGGCAGAGCGGTGGCAGCGGGAGTGCCGCAGTCTGCAGGAGCGGTTTGAGGCGCTCAGCCAGGAGAGGGag cggCTGCTGGAGGAGCGCGATGCGCTGCGTGAGGCCAACGAGGAGCTGCGCTGTGCTCaggtgcagcagagctgcttgcagCTGGCAG ATGCGGTACTGGATGGGAGCGCAGCCCCAGCAGGAAACCTGGCGGCCGAAATCCTCCCTGCTGAGCTCAG GGAGACAGTGATgcggctgcagcaggagaaccAACGACTGCAGGCCCAGGAGGCAGCACTACGGGTGCAGCGGGACCGGCTGCAGCGGCAGCTCCACGACATTGACAG GTTGGAGGCTGTGAGGGCAGCGGGGCTGCAAAGGGACCCCAACAAAGAA GTGACACAGGAGCCGAAGCCCCCCCACACTGCCCCTATTCTGCGCGCCCTCAGGAACCAACTGCAGGAGAAGGATGCTCAAATCCGGCACCTGGAG AATGACTACGAGCGGAGCCGGGCACAGCAGGAGCGTGAGGAGCGGCTGTTGGTCACTGCGTGGTACAACATG GGTTTGGCATTGCAGCAGCAAACACTTGAGGAGGGGGCCCTGAGGACGCCTCATGGGAGTGGGCCTCGCTCATTCCTGGCCCAGCAGCGTTTGGCCTCAGCTGCTCGTCATGCACGACCCCCCCATGGCCGCCCCCCCAACCGCTGA
- the BEST2 gene encoding bestrophin-2, with product MTVTYTARVATARFGGFSQLLLLWRGSIYKLLYREVLLFLGAYLGLSMAYRFLLSEPQRRLFEKLVLYCDRSAQLIPVAFVLGFYVAVVLERWWGQFRSVPAPDGLMLAVGCGVHGADERGRILRRTLMRYGSLAALLVLRAVSTAVYKRFPTTDHLVEAGFLTREERCRLDALRSPYNKFWVPCMWFGALVGQARREGRVRDDCTLKLLMEELNLFRAKCSMLFHYDWISIPLVYTQVVTIAVYAFFATCLIGRQFLDPAQGYAGHELDLGLPVFTLLQFFFYVGWLKVAEQLINPFGEDDDDFETNTLIDRNFQVSMLAVDELYGDVPTLERDRYWDSISPRAPYTAATAAQLRLPSFRGSAFDVALAKEEMQFQPLEDIGETSEPPPHPPTGAFSCHFSLLRHKNSTGCEGEHGDEAPPGAPTEGDGNSLGVDTDVLLGSIKGESPHSWDLRPTDEMV from the exons ATGACGGTGACCTACACAGCACGGGTGGCCACTGCTCGCTTCGGGggcttctcccagctgctgctgctgtggcgTGGGAGCATCTACAAACTGCTGTACCGGGAAGTGCTGCTCTTCCTGGGGGCCTACCTGGGGCTGAGCATGGCCTACCG GTTTCTGCTGTCGGAACCACAGCGGCGCCTCTTTGAGAAGCTGGTTCTGTACTGTGACCGCTCAGCACAGCTCATTCCTGTCGCCTTTGTGCTCG GTTTCTACGTGGCCGTGGTGTTGGAGCGCTGGTGGGGGCAGTTCCGGAGCGTCCCAGCCCCAGACGGGCTGATGCTGGCAGTGGGGTGCGGGGTGCACGGAGCCGATGAGCGGGGCCGCATCCTGCGCCGCACGCTGATGCGTTATGGCagcctggcagctctgctggtgctCAGAGCCGTCAGCACCGCCGTCTATAAGAGATTCCCCACCACCGACCACCTCGTAGAGGCGG GGTTTCTGACTCGGGAGGAGCGGTGCCGGCTGGACGCGCTGCGCTCGCCCTATAACAAGTTCTGGGTGCCCTGCATGTGGTTCGGGGCGCTGGTGGGGCAGGCACGGCGCGAGGGGAGGGTGCGCGATGACTGCACCCTAAAGCTGCTGATGGAG GAGCTGAACCTGTTCCGGGCCAAGTGCAGCATGTTGTTCCACTACGACTGGATCAGCATCCCGCTGGTGTACACACag gTGGTGACCATCGCTGTCTACGCCTTCTTTGCCACCTGTCTGATCGGGCGGCAGTTCCTGGACCCGGCCCAGGGCTACGCAGGGCATGAGCTGGATCTGGGGCTGCCCGTCTTCACCCTCCTGCAGTTCTTCTTCTACGTGGGGTGGCTTAAG GTGGCCGAGCAGCTCATTAACCCCTTTGGGGAGGACGATGATGACTTTGAGACCAACACACTCATTGACCGCAACTTCCAG GTGTCCATGCTGGCCGTGGATGAGCTCTATGGGGATGTCCCCACACTGGAGAGGGACCGGTACTGGGACAGCATCAGCCCCCGTGCGCCCTACACGGCTGCCACCGCCGCGCAGCTGCGCCTGCCCAGCTTCCGTGGGTCAGCCTTCGATGTGGC GCTGGCAAAGGAAGAGATGCAGTTCCAACCACTGGAGGACATTGGGGAGACCTCTGagccccccccacacccccccaccGGTGCCTTCAGCTGCCATTTCTCCCTCCTACGGCACAAGAACAGCACTGGCTGTGAGGGGGAACATGGGGATGAGGCCCCCCCAGGAGCACCCACCGAAGGAGACGGGAACAGCCTGGGGGTGGacacagatgtgctgctggggagcatCAAAGGGGAATCACCCCACAGCTGGGACCTGCGCCCCACAGATGAGATGGTGTAG
- the HOOK2 gene encoding protein Hook homolog 2 isoform X3 — MTHPESPGSLLTSSGWRSQSRAAGKKARRPGLTPRGHAPFPRWRRGRGQQVAPLWSRLGGAQGPRRGRVPQVRPLWARLGAPGGPAASMAAGSECCRPLLPWLQTFDPPSPCTSPQDLTTGVTLAHVLHCIDPSWFNETWLGRIQSGAEDNWRLKVLGQALAERHIPDVVLAAQCADPEQLGKLVRLVLGCAVSCEMREEHIQRIMTLDEAVQHGVMMAIQELLDKEPLEAMMVETYESFDAQSRRYYFLSEEPEDAVGPQQRCLELEQQVAALLEEKGSLAEENKLLREEKAQLEADAAGAASKKLQLLQAQVEELQEENYRLESGKEELRARCSRLEQEARGLQARAEELSSLAGEARVLRDEMDALRASSARAGRLEAAVAAYRGRAAAAGALRRWVRALEERHDGQLRRADQLQLQLGRAQAGRAQLEAARRQVEELSGQRAAAALQAERWQRECRSLQERFEALSQERERLLEERDALREANEELRCAQVQQSCLQLADAVLDGSAAPAGNLAAEILPAELRETVMRLQQENQRLQAQEAALRVQRDRLQRQLHDIDRLEAVRAAGLQRDPNKEVTQEPKPPHTAPILRALRNQLQEKDAQIRHLENDYERSRAQQEREERLLVTAWYNMGLALQQQTLEEGALRTPHGSGPRSFLAQQRLASAARHARPPHGRPPNR; from the exons ATGACGCACCCCGAGTCGCCGGGTTCATTGCTGACGTCATCGGGGTGGCGCAGCCAATCCCGTGCCGCGGGGAAAAAGGCGCGGCGGCCCGGGCTGACCCCTcgaggccacgccccctttccAAGATGGCGGCGTGGGCGGGGCCAGCAGGTGGCGCCGCTCTGGTCGCGCCTCGGTGGTGCTCAAGGTCCCCGGAGGGGGCGTGTCCCGCAGGTGCGGCCGCTCTGGGCGCGGCTCGGTGCCCCTGGCGGACCGGCGGCCAGCATGGCGGCGGGGTCGGAGTGCTGCAGGCCGCTGCTCCCTTGG CTGCAGACCTTTGACCCCCCCTCGCCATGCACCTCTCCCCAGGACCTCACCACTGGGGTGACCCTGGCTCATGTCCTGCACTGCAT CGACCCCTCGTGGTTCAACGAGACATGGCTGGGCCGCATCCAGAGCGGTGCTGAGGACAACTGGAGACTGAAG GTGCTGGGCCAGGCGCTGGCAGAGCGTCACATCCCTGATGTTGTCCTGGCAGCCCAATGTGCTGACCCAGAGCAACTGGGCAAATTGGTGCGActggtgctgggctgtgctgtcagctgcGAGATGAGGGAAG agcacatCCAACGCATCATGACCCTGGATGAGGCAGTGCAGCATGGAGTGATGATGGCCATCCAGGAG cttttgGATAAAGAGCCCCTGGAGGCGATGATGGTGGAGACATATGAGAGCTTCGATGCTCAg TCACGGCGCTATTACTTCCTAAGTGAGGAACCGGAGGATGCTGTGGGGCCACAGCAGCgctgcctggagctggagcagcag GTGGCGGCACTGCTGGAGGAGAAGGGCAGCCTGGCTGAGGAGAACAAACTGCTGCGGGAGGAGAAAGCCCAGCTGGAAGCTGACGCTGCCGGTGCTGCATccaagaagctgcagctgctgcaggcgcaggtggaggagctgcaggaggaaaactACCG GTTGGAGAGCGGGAAGGAGGAGCTGCGGGCGCGCTGCAGCCGCTTGGAGCAGGAAGCGCGGGGGCTGCAGGCGCGGGCGGAGGAGCTGAGCAGCCTGGCTGGGGAGGCGCGTGTGCTGCGGGATGAGATGGACGCGCTCAG GGCATCGTCTGCCCGTGCCGGGCGGCTGGAGGCGGCGGTGGCTGCGTaccggggccgggcggcggcggcgggcgcaCTGCGGCGCTGGGTGCGGGCGCTGGAGGAGCGGCACGACGGGCAGCTGCGACGGGCGgaccagctgcagctgcagctcggACGGGCACAGGCAGGACGGGCGCAGCTGGAGGCAGCGCGACGGCAG GTGGAGGAGCTGAGCGGGCAgcgagcggcggcggcgctgcAGGCAGAGCGGTGGCAGCGGGAGTGCCGCAGTCTGCAGGAGCGGTTTGAGGCGCTCAGCCAGGAGAGGGag cggCTGCTGGAGGAGCGCGATGCGCTGCGTGAGGCCAACGAGGAGCTGCGCTGTGCTCaggtgcagcagagctgcttgcagCTGGCAG ATGCGGTACTGGATGGGAGCGCAGCCCCAGCAGGAAACCTGGCGGCCGAAATCCTCCCTGCTGAGCTCAG GGAGACAGTGATgcggctgcagcaggagaaccAACGACTGCAGGCCCAGGAGGCAGCACTACGGGTGCAGCGGGACCGGCTGCAGCGGCAGCTCCACGACATTGACAG GTTGGAGGCTGTGAGGGCAGCGGGGCTGCAAAGGGACCCCAACAAAGAA GTGACACAGGAGCCGAAGCCCCCCCACACTGCCCCTATTCTGCGCGCCCTCAGGAACCAACTGCAGGAGAAGGATGCTCAAATCCGGCACCTGGAG AATGACTACGAGCGGAGCCGGGCACAGCAGGAGCGTGAGGAGCGGCTGTTGGTCACTGCGTGGTACAACATG GGTTTGGCATTGCAGCAGCAAACACTTGAGGAGGGGGCCCTGAGGACGCCTCATGGGAGTGGGCCTCGCTCATTCCTGGCCCAGCAGCGTTTGGCCTCAGCTGCTCGTCATGCACGACCCCCCCATGGCCGCCCCCCCAACCGCTGA
- the HOOK2 gene encoding protein Hook homolog 2 isoform X4, producing the protein MTHPESPGSLLTSSGWRSQSRAAGKKARRPGLTPRGHAPFPRWRRGRGQQVAPLWSRLGGAQGPRRGRVPQVRPLWARLGAPGGPAASMAAGSECCRPLLPWVLGQALAERHIPDVVLAAQCADPEQLGKLVRLVLGCAVSCEMREEHIQRIMTLDEAVQHGVMMAIQELLDKEPLEAMMVETYESFDAQSRRYYFLSEEPEDAVGPQQRCLELEQQVAALLEEKGSLAEENKLLREEKAQLEADAAGAASKKLQLLQAQVEELQEENYRLESGKEELRARCSRLEQEARGLQARAEELSSLAGEARVLRDEMDALRASSARAGRLEAAVAAYRGRAAAAGALRRWVRALEERHDGQLRRADQLQLQLGRAQAGRAQLEAARRQVEELSGQRAAAALQAERWQRECRSLQERFEALSQERERLLEERDALREANEELRCAQVQQSCLQLADAVLDGSAAPAGNLAAEILPAELRETVMRLQQENQRLQAQEAALRVQRDRLQRQLHDIDRLEAVRAAGLQRDPNKEVTQEPKPPHTAPILRALRNQLQEKDAQIRHLENDYERSRAQQEREERLLVTAWYNMGLALQQQTLEEGALRTPHGSGPRSFLAQQRLASAARHARPPHGRPPNR; encoded by the exons ATGACGCACCCCGAGTCGCCGGGTTCATTGCTGACGTCATCGGGGTGGCGCAGCCAATCCCGTGCCGCGGGGAAAAAGGCGCGGCGGCCCGGGCTGACCCCTcgaggccacgccccctttccAAGATGGCGGCGTGGGCGGGGCCAGCAGGTGGCGCCGCTCTGGTCGCGCCTCGGTGGTGCTCAAGGTCCCCGGAGGGGGCGTGTCCCGCAGGTGCGGCCGCTCTGGGCGCGGCTCGGTGCCCCTGGCGGACCGGCGGCCAGCATGGCGGCGGGGTCGGAGTGCTGCAGGCCGCTGCTCCCTTGG GTGCTGGGCCAGGCGCTGGCAGAGCGTCACATCCCTGATGTTGTCCTGGCAGCCCAATGTGCTGACCCAGAGCAACTGGGCAAATTGGTGCGActggtgctgggctgtgctgtcagctgcGAGATGAGGGAAG agcacatCCAACGCATCATGACCCTGGATGAGGCAGTGCAGCATGGAGTGATGATGGCCATCCAGGAG cttttgGATAAAGAGCCCCTGGAGGCGATGATGGTGGAGACATATGAGAGCTTCGATGCTCAg TCACGGCGCTATTACTTCCTAAGTGAGGAACCGGAGGATGCTGTGGGGCCACAGCAGCgctgcctggagctggagcagcag GTGGCGGCACTGCTGGAGGAGAAGGGCAGCCTGGCTGAGGAGAACAAACTGCTGCGGGAGGAGAAAGCCCAGCTGGAAGCTGACGCTGCCGGTGCTGCATccaagaagctgcagctgctgcaggcgcaggtggaggagctgcaggaggaaaactACCG GTTGGAGAGCGGGAAGGAGGAGCTGCGGGCGCGCTGCAGCCGCTTGGAGCAGGAAGCGCGGGGGCTGCAGGCGCGGGCGGAGGAGCTGAGCAGCCTGGCTGGGGAGGCGCGTGTGCTGCGGGATGAGATGGACGCGCTCAG GGCATCGTCTGCCCGTGCCGGGCGGCTGGAGGCGGCGGTGGCTGCGTaccggggccgggcggcggcggcgggcgcaCTGCGGCGCTGGGTGCGGGCGCTGGAGGAGCGGCACGACGGGCAGCTGCGACGGGCGgaccagctgcagctgcagctcggACGGGCACAGGCAGGACGGGCGCAGCTGGAGGCAGCGCGACGGCAG GTGGAGGAGCTGAGCGGGCAgcgagcggcggcggcgctgcAGGCAGAGCGGTGGCAGCGGGAGTGCCGCAGTCTGCAGGAGCGGTTTGAGGCGCTCAGCCAGGAGAGGGag cggCTGCTGGAGGAGCGCGATGCGCTGCGTGAGGCCAACGAGGAGCTGCGCTGTGCTCaggtgcagcagagctgcttgcagCTGGCAG ATGCGGTACTGGATGGGAGCGCAGCCCCAGCAGGAAACCTGGCGGCCGAAATCCTCCCTGCTGAGCTCAG GGAGACAGTGATgcggctgcagcaggagaaccAACGACTGCAGGCCCAGGAGGCAGCACTACGGGTGCAGCGGGACCGGCTGCAGCGGCAGCTCCACGACATTGACAG GTTGGAGGCTGTGAGGGCAGCGGGGCTGCAAAGGGACCCCAACAAAGAA GTGACACAGGAGCCGAAGCCCCCCCACACTGCCCCTATTCTGCGCGCCCTCAGGAACCAACTGCAGGAGAAGGATGCTCAAATCCGGCACCTGGAG AATGACTACGAGCGGAGCCGGGCACAGCAGGAGCGTGAGGAGCGGCTGTTGGTCACTGCGTGGTACAACATG GGTTTGGCATTGCAGCAGCAAACACTTGAGGAGGGGGCCCTGAGGACGCCTCATGGGAGTGGGCCTCGCTCATTCCTGGCCCAGCAGCGTTTGGCCTCAGCTGCTCGTCATGCACGACCCCCCCATGGCCGCCCCCCCAACCGCTGA
- the HOOK2 gene encoding protein Hook homolog 2 isoform X1: MTHPESPGSLLTSSGWRSQSRAAGKKARRPGLTPRGHAPFPRWRRGRGQQVAPLWSRLGGAQGPRRGRVPQVRPLWARLGAPGGPAASMAAGSECCRPLLPWLQTFDPPSPCTSPQDLTTGVTLAHVLHCIDPSWFNETWLGRIQSGAEDNWRLKASNLQKVLQSVLEYWQDVLGQALAERHIPDVVLAAQCADPEQLGKLVRLVLGCAVSCEMREEHIQRIMTLDEAVQHGVMMAIQELLDKEPLEAMMVETYESFDAQSRRYYFLSEEPEDAVGPQQRCLELEQQVAALLEEKGSLAEENKLLREEKAQLEADAAGAASKKLQLLQAQVEELQEENYRLESGKEELRARCSRLEQEARGLQARAEELSSLAGEARVLRDEMDALRASSARAGRLEAAVAAYRGRAAAAGALRRWVRALEERHDGQLRRADQLQLQLGRAQAGRAQLEAARRQVEELSGQRAAAALQAERWQRECRSLQERFEALSQERERLLEERDALREANEELRCAQVQQSCLQLADAVLDGSAAPAGNLAAEILPAELRETVMRLQQENQRLQAQEAALRVQRDRLQRQLHDIDRLEAVRAAGLQRDPNKEVTQEPKPPHTAPILRALRNQLQEKDAQIRHLENDYERSRAQQEREERLLVTAWYNMGLALQQQTLEEGALRTPHGSGPRSFLAQQRLASAARHARPPHGRPPNR, encoded by the exons ATGACGCACCCCGAGTCGCCGGGTTCATTGCTGACGTCATCGGGGTGGCGCAGCCAATCCCGTGCCGCGGGGAAAAAGGCGCGGCGGCCCGGGCTGACCCCTcgaggccacgccccctttccAAGATGGCGGCGTGGGCGGGGCCAGCAGGTGGCGCCGCTCTGGTCGCGCCTCGGTGGTGCTCAAGGTCCCCGGAGGGGGCGTGTCCCGCAGGTGCGGCCGCTCTGGGCGCGGCTCGGTGCCCCTGGCGGACCGGCGGCCAGCATGGCGGCGGGGTCGGAGTGCTGCAGGCCGCTGCTCCCTTGG CTGCAGACCTTTGACCCCCCCTCGCCATGCACCTCTCCCCAGGACCTCACCACTGGGGTGACCCTGGCTCATGTCCTGCACTGCAT CGACCCCTCGTGGTTCAACGAGACATGGCTGGGCCGCATCCAGAGCGGTGCTGAGGACAACTGGAGACTGAAG GCGAGCAACTTGCAGAAGGTGCTGCAGAGTGTGCTGGAATACTGGCAAGAT GTGCTGGGCCAGGCGCTGGCAGAGCGTCACATCCCTGATGTTGTCCTGGCAGCCCAATGTGCTGACCCAGAGCAACTGGGCAAATTGGTGCGActggtgctgggctgtgctgtcagctgcGAGATGAGGGAAG agcacatCCAACGCATCATGACCCTGGATGAGGCAGTGCAGCATGGAGTGATGATGGCCATCCAGGAG cttttgGATAAAGAGCCCCTGGAGGCGATGATGGTGGAGACATATGAGAGCTTCGATGCTCAg TCACGGCGCTATTACTTCCTAAGTGAGGAACCGGAGGATGCTGTGGGGCCACAGCAGCgctgcctggagctggagcagcag GTGGCGGCACTGCTGGAGGAGAAGGGCAGCCTGGCTGAGGAGAACAAACTGCTGCGGGAGGAGAAAGCCCAGCTGGAAGCTGACGCTGCCGGTGCTGCATccaagaagctgcagctgctgcaggcgcaggtggaggagctgcaggaggaaaactACCG GTTGGAGAGCGGGAAGGAGGAGCTGCGGGCGCGCTGCAGCCGCTTGGAGCAGGAAGCGCGGGGGCTGCAGGCGCGGGCGGAGGAGCTGAGCAGCCTGGCTGGGGAGGCGCGTGTGCTGCGGGATGAGATGGACGCGCTCAG GGCATCGTCTGCCCGTGCCGGGCGGCTGGAGGCGGCGGTGGCTGCGTaccggggccgggcggcggcggcgggcgcaCTGCGGCGCTGGGTGCGGGCGCTGGAGGAGCGGCACGACGGGCAGCTGCGACGGGCGgaccagctgcagctgcagctcggACGGGCACAGGCAGGACGGGCGCAGCTGGAGGCAGCGCGACGGCAG GTGGAGGAGCTGAGCGGGCAgcgagcggcggcggcgctgcAGGCAGAGCGGTGGCAGCGGGAGTGCCGCAGTCTGCAGGAGCGGTTTGAGGCGCTCAGCCAGGAGAGGGag cggCTGCTGGAGGAGCGCGATGCGCTGCGTGAGGCCAACGAGGAGCTGCGCTGTGCTCaggtgcagcagagctgcttgcagCTGGCAG ATGCGGTACTGGATGGGAGCGCAGCCCCAGCAGGAAACCTGGCGGCCGAAATCCTCCCTGCTGAGCTCAG GGAGACAGTGATgcggctgcagcaggagaaccAACGACTGCAGGCCCAGGAGGCAGCACTACGGGTGCAGCGGGACCGGCTGCAGCGGCAGCTCCACGACATTGACAG GTTGGAGGCTGTGAGGGCAGCGGGGCTGCAAAGGGACCCCAACAAAGAA GTGACACAGGAGCCGAAGCCCCCCCACACTGCCCCTATTCTGCGCGCCCTCAGGAACCAACTGCAGGAGAAGGATGCTCAAATCCGGCACCTGGAG AATGACTACGAGCGGAGCCGGGCACAGCAGGAGCGTGAGGAGCGGCTGTTGGTCACTGCGTGGTACAACATG GGTTTGGCATTGCAGCAGCAAACACTTGAGGAGGGGGCCCTGAGGACGCCTCATGGGAGTGGGCCTCGCTCATTCCTGGCCCAGCAGCGTTTGGCCTCAGCTGCTCGTCATGCACGACCCCCCCATGGCCGCCCCCCCAACCGCTGA
- the JUNB gene encoding transcription factor jun-B: MCARMEPPFFRSSPSPASFCRPEPDYSVLPAGWAPTEPFRALKPCTDGGFFGTGGGTGGGGPFFYPPAAERDNFPTSFAQALDELHHPGPPNVTITEPPPGMAAPGGPFQAVPTTEGSPEPPQTAESPERLQAERRRLRNRLAASRCRRRKLERIARLEQRVRGLRAQNAALAAAAAGLRAQVRRLRGSVRDHAGSGCPLPHGAALGF; this comes from the coding sequence ATGTGCGCGCGGATGGAGCCTCCGTTCTTCCGTTCTTCACCCTCCCCGGCCTCTTTCTGCCGCCCGGAGCCCGATTACAGCGTGCTGCCGGCAGGATGGGCTCCCACGGAGCCGTTCCGTGCTCTCAAACCGTGCACCGACGGCGGATTTTTCGGTACCGGCGGCGGTACCGGAGGGGGGGGCCCGTTCTTCTACCCCCCGGCGGCGGAACGCGACAATTTCCCCACGAGCTTCGCGCAGGCGCTGGATGAGCTGCACCACCCCGGACCCCCCAACGTCACCATCACGGAGCCCCCCCCGGGGATGGCAGCACCGGGGGGGCCCTTCCAGGCGGTTCCCACAACGGAAGGATCCCCGGAGCCGCCCCAAACGGCGGAATCCCCCGAGCGGCTTCAAGCGGAACGGCGGCGGCTGCGGAACCGGCTGGCGGCGAGTCGGTGCCGGCGGCGGAAGCTGGAGCGGATCGCTCGGTTGGAGCAGCGGGTTCGGGGATTGCGGGCTCAAAACGCCGCGTtggcggcggcggccgcggggctCCGCGCTCAGGTGCGGAGGTTGCGGGGCTCCGTGCGGGACCACGCGGGGTCGGGCTGCCCGCTGCCGCACGGAGCCGCGCTCGGCTTCTAA